In one window of Helianthus annuus cultivar XRQ/B chromosome 17, HanXRQr2.0-SUNRISE, whole genome shotgun sequence DNA:
- the LOC110922894 gene encoding cationic amino acid transporter 6, chloroplastic — protein sequence MAAIHNNQTTTPTNLCFLSSYFHTLSKTPERLRKRVLATWTPDQEINQMRLRSGADMKRKLTWYDLIALGIGGMLGVGVFVTTGPVAKDKAGPAVLVSYIIAGISALFSSLCYTEFSIQIPVAGGAFSYLRVTFGEFVGYFAGANILMEYVLSNAAVARSFTEYLCTAFGQEDPNAWRVEVDGLLKGYNMMDFPAVALIVLLTLCLCRSTKESSMLNIIMTIFHVVFFGFIIVSGICYGKTENLIQPEGLAPNGVKGVIDGAAIVYFSYIGYDSVSTMAEEIRNPSKSLPLGIVGSVLIVSVVYCLMALSLCMMVPYNKISSSASFSVAFQNIGWKWASNIVGAGASLGIVASLLVAMLGQARYLCVIGRARLVPSWFAKVHPKTGTPVNATIFLGFCQASIALFTELSIVLEMISIGTLLVFYLVANALIYHRYTIKTNNPPIYTIGFLLILSSASIGFSISWNFTHLQKWGLPVFGGVVIATTAIFQHLMPFSGSLDRPDHEWQVPFMPWPAALSIFLNVFLMATLRKLSYERFGVWTCLITLVYMLYGVHSAYQGEEMETVGDDMRAHCPNSNGEQPKVDIQVL from the exons ATGGCAGCCATTCATAACAATCAAACAACAACTCCTACAAACTTATGCTTTCTCTCTTCTTACTTCCACACACTTTCCAAAACCCCAGAAAGGCTAAGAAAGAGGGTTCTAGCCACATGGACACCAGACCAGGAGATAAACCAAATGAGACTAAGGTCTGGTGCTGACATGAAGAGAAAACTCACATGGTATGACCTTATTGCCCTTGGTATTGGTGGTATGCTTGGCGTTGGCGTTTTCGTGACAACCGGACCTGTTGCTAAAGATAAAGCCGGGCCTGCGGTTCTTGTGTCATATATCATTGCTGGAATATCAGCTCTTTTCTCTTCTTTGTGTTACACTGAATTCTCCATCCAAATTCCAGTTGCTGGCGGTGCTTTTAGTTATCTAAGAGTCACTTTTG GAGAATTTGTGGGCTATTTTGCTGGGGCAAATATATTAATGGAGTATGTGTTGTCGAATGCCGCGGTTGCAAGAAGTTTCACAGAATATTTGTGTACTGCTTTTGGGCAGGAAGACCCAAACGCATGGCGAGTCGAAGTAGATGGCTTGTTGAAAGGTTACAACATGATGGATTTTCCAGCTGTTGCTCTCATTGTTCTTCTAACTCTTTGCCTATGTCGGAG CACCAAGGAGAGCTCCATGCTAAACATTATAATGACAATATTTCATGTAGTATTCTTTGGATTCATTATAGTCTCTGGTATATGCTATGGGAAGACAGAAAACTTAATCCAGCCAGAAGGGTTAGCTCCTAATGGTGTCAAAGGGGTCATCGATGGAGCGGCCATCGTTTATTTTAGCTACATAGGCTATGATTCAGTCTCTACAATGGCTGAAGAGATCAGAAACCCATCAAAGAGCCTTCCACTGGGCATAGTTGGTTCAGTTCTTATTGTTTCGGTGGTCTATTGTCTTATGGCTTTGTCTTTGTGCATGATGGTTCCCTATAACAAG ATATCGAGTAGTGCATCTTTTTCGGTTGCTTTCCAAAACATTGGATGGAAATGGGCTAGCAACATTGTCGGAGCAGGCGCTAGTTTGGGAATTGTGGCATCTCTTTTGGTAGCAATGCTTGGCCAAGCTAGGTATTTGTGTGTCATTGGTAGAGCCCGACTAGTGCCATCTTGGTTCGCTAAGGTACACCCTAAAACGGGTACCCCTGTTAATGCAACAATCTTTTTAG GATTCTGTCAAGCTTCCATAGCATTGTTCACAGAGCTTAGCATTGTCTTAGAGATGATCTCAATTGGTACCCTCTTGGTGTTCTACCTTGTGGCCAATGCGCTAATCTACCACCGCTATACCATCAAGACCAACAACCCACCAATTTATACAATTGGTTTCCTCTTGATCCTCTCAAGTGCCTCCATTGGTTTCTCCATATCTTGGAACTTCACCCATCTACAAAAATGGGGATTGCCAGTATTTGGCGGTGTTGTGATCGCCACCACTGCAATTTTCCAGCATTTGATGCCATTTAGTGGTAGCCTTGACAGGCCAGATCATGAGTGGCAAGTGCCATTCATGCCATGGCCCGCTGCGCTTTCCATATTTTTGAATGTATTTCTAATGGCCACTTTGAGAAAGTTGTCATATGAGAGATTTGGTGTGTGGACGTGTTTAATAACTTTGGTGTATATGTTGTACGGAGTTCATTCGGCATATCAAGGTGAAGAAATGGAAACGGTGGGTGATGATATGAGAGCACATTGTCCGAATTCCAACGGGGAACAACCTAAGGTTGATATTCAAGTGCTTTAA